In Helianthus annuus cultivar XRQ/B chromosome 8, HanXRQr2.0-SUNRISE, whole genome shotgun sequence, a single genomic region encodes these proteins:
- the LOC110872933 gene encoding glucan endo-1,3-beta-glucosidase, which yields MEKTFIYTLVLVSFLIQGVVEGNIGVNYGTVADNLPPPSQVARFLLDNTIINRVKLYDTNQEILKAFAHMGIEITVAVPNNLIPHLASLKFSQQWVKTNIVPHVPATNIVRILVGNEVISTTDHSIASRLVLALQTLHVALVGEDLDRRIKVSTPHSLGILSSSSPPSSGRFKQENVALIKQLLGFLQATGSPFMINPYPFFGYSGDTLDYAMFRPNSGVFDEMSDHKYTNMLDAQLDATYSAMKQLGFEDVELVIAETGWPSKGDPGQAHVDTESASEFNGKLIKHVMSGLGTPLMPNKTFETYIFALFNENLKPGPTSERNFGLFKPDMTPVYHVDIFRHNGGSTSPTNWNPDRGVPVRSPVPKTNGGKTWCIPKTGASEKILQANIDYVCGLGLDCQPILEGGRCFYPNSVHAHAAYAMNAYYQATGRHEYDCDFRGTGFITPSNPSYGRCKY from the exons ATGGAGAAAACCTTTATTTATACACTTgttctcgtatcatttctcatCCAAG GAGTAGTCGAAGGAAACATTGGCGTAAACTATGGCACAGTGGCCGATAATTTACCACCGCCTTCACAAGTGGCGCGTTTCCTCCTTGATAACACCATTATCAACCGTGTCAAGCTCTACGACACCAACCAAGAAATCCTAAAAGCCTTTGCTCACATGGGAATCGAAATCACTGTCGCGGTCCCAAACAATTTAATCCCACATCTAGCAAGCCTCAAGTTCTCCCAACAATGGGTCAAAACAAACATCGTACCTCACGTTCCCGCCACCAACATAGTCCGTATTCTCGTTGGAAACGAAGTCATTTCCACCACCGATCACTCGATAGCCTCTCGCCTCGTTCTAGCATTGCAGACCCTCCACGTGGCTCTAGTTGGAGAGGATCTTGACCGTAGAATTAAGGTTTCGACACCACATTCGTTAGGTATCCTCTCATCCTCAAGCCCACCATCGTCCGGGAGATTCAAACAAGAGAATGTAGCTTTGATCAAACAATTGCTCGGGTTTTTACAAGCAACGGGTTCACCGTTCATGATTAATCCATACCCATTCTTCGGATACTCGGGTGACACACTCGATTACGCCATGTTTAGGCCCAACTCAggggtgttcgatgaaatgtctgATCACAAATACACAAACATGTTGGATGCTCAACTAGATGCCACTTATTCAGCTATGAAGCAGCTCGGTTTTGAAGATGTTGAGCTCGTTATCGCGGAGACTGGGTGGCCGTCAAAAGGCGATCCGGGCCAGGCCCACGTTGACACAGAGAGTGCTAGTGAATTCAATGGAAAACTGATCAAACATGTTATGTCAGGTCTAGGCACACCACTCATGCCCAATAAAACCTTTGAAACATACATTTTTGCTCTCTTTAATGAAAATCTAAAGCCCGGCCCGACTTCCGAGAGAAACTTCGGGCTTTTCAAACCCGATATGACACCCGTCTATCACGTTGACATCTTTAGACACAAT GGCGGATCAACTTCGCCAACAAATTGGAACCCAGACAGAGGGGTACCAGTGAGGTCACCAGTACCCAAAACCAATGGAGGAAAAACATGGTGTATTCCAAAAACCGGAGCTAGTGAAAAGATTTTGCAAGCGAATATCGACTACGTATGTGGGCTTGGACTTGACTGCCAGCCCATACTCGAGGGTGGGAGATGCTTTTATCCCAACTCGGTCCATGCCCATGCGGCCTATGCCATGAATGCGTATTACCAAGCCACCGGACGACATGAGTATGATTGTGACTTTCGTGGAACCGGATTCATAACTCCGAGCAATCCAA GTTATGGAAGATGCAAATATTAG
- the LOC110872934 gene encoding thylakoid lumenal 17.4 kDa protein, chloroplastic: MATLSLPLPHKLSSSGLSSAVQRRRLSVPFHIHPSIRLTCSANTNNSVSTSKENTCQFKELRNVACGVLAALALTITSPVIAANQRLPPLSTDPDRCARAFVGNTIGQANGVYDKAIDLRFCDYTNDKTNLKGKSLAAALMSGAKFDGADMSEVIMSKAYAVGASFIGTDFTNAVLDRVNFGKANLQGASFKNTVLSGSTFEDAQLQDVVFEDTIIGYIDLQKLCVNKTISDDSRAELGCRN, translated from the exons ATGGCGACCCTTTCCTTACCTCTTCCGCATAAGCTTTCTTCTTCCGGACTTTCCTCCGCCGTCCAACGCCGCCGTCTCTCCGTTCCTTTTCACATTCATCCGTCCATCCGCCTCACCTGTTCCG CTAATACAAATAATTCTGTCTCCACTTCTAAAGAAAACACATGTCAGTTCAAGGAACTAAGGAATGTGGCGTGTGGCGTTCTTGCTGCCTTAGCTCTGACTATCACTTCACCAGTAATTGCTGCTAATCAG AGATTGCCTCCTTTGTCTACAGACCCCGACCGATGTGCACGTGCATTTGTTGGAAACACAATAGGTCAAGCTAATGGTGTATATGATAAAGCAATCGATCTCCGTTTTTGTGATTACACGAATGACAAAACAAACCTTAAAGGGAAGTCTTTAGCAGCAGCACTTATGTCTGGTGCCAAATTTGATGGTGCTGATATGTCTGAGGTTATTATGTCCAAAGCGTATGCTGTTGGAGCTAGCTTTATAG GTACTGACTTTACAAATGcggttcttgatcgagtcaacttCGGAAAGGCTAACCTTCAAGGAGCTTCGTTTAAAAACACTGTGCTATCGGGTTCCACATTTGAAGATGCTCAGCTGCAAGACGTAGTGTTCGAGGACACGATTATCGGGTATATCGACCTTCAAAAATTGTGTGTAAATAAAACTATCAGTGACGATTCAAGAGCTGAACTCGGGTGTCGAAATTAG
- the LOC110872935 gene encoding WD repeat-containing protein 44 has protein sequence MMASLYEEEEYRFFDARDSIGSVDSVSEADDDLVVNGFQYDVWSVAPKSVHQRKNTFLKFMGLKSEDQVVENEDDDDDDDKEDDRVSRTSRTSGAVLRSDVKEEDVASTSCCNSCSLRVRDSNGEEDGGKLSEVVQPPLVQKVVDRHVKVADTMSRTVSKVKGQLLDRLRSMACNAVQKRVKPRCIESAQAHWAKVQRVKVHQSKKRLKELSAVFIGQDIQAHQGSILTMKFSLDGRYLASGGEDAVVRVWQVVEDDRSNETDIPDVDPSCLYFTVNNLAELAPLMAEKQKISMLKSLKKTKNSACVIFPPKVFRILEKPVHEFRGHKGDVLDLSWSKDNFLLSSSVDETVRLWKVGNDSCLKTFPHSNYVTCVQFQPANENYFISGSIDGKVRIWSVSGCQVVDWIDIREIVTAVAYSPDGKGGVIGSMTGCCSFFSISENRFQLEASVSLNSKKKSPCKRIIGFQFCPQDSSKVMVTSADSHVRILHGPNVIGKFRGQRNAGNPFCASFTSDGRHIVSANEDSNVYVWDCDNQNKSSVFKQKTVRSYEWFYAGASVALPWSGGSAHTNPLAPCYFSLGQDFFLESGSKGSATWPEEKLPSSGPLCKSRYKFFRSSSQSSYDSHKWGMVIVTAGWDGRIRSFLNYGLPATV, from the exons ATGATGGCGAGCTTATACGAGGAAGAAGAGTATCGGTTTTTCGATGCTCGGGATAGCATTGGGTCAGTGGATTCAGTTTCTGAAGCAGATGATGATTTGGTGGTTAATGGTTTCCAATATGATGTTTGGTCTGTGGCTCCTAAAAGTGTTCACCAGAGGAAGAATACTTTTCTTAAGTTTATGGGATTAAAGTCTGAAGATCAAGTTGTCGAAAATGAAGACGacgacgatgatgatgataagGAGGATGACAGGGTGTCGCGTACGAGTCGTACGAGTGGAGCTGTGTTGAGAAGTGATGTGAAAGAAGAGGATGTTGCTTCAACGAGTTGCTGTAATTCGTGTTCGTTGAGGGTTCGAGATTCGAATGGCGAAGAGGATGGAGGGAAGTTATCAGAAGTGGTACAACCTCCATTGGTGCAGAAGGTTGTAGATAGACATGTTAAGGTTGCTGATACCATGTCTAGAACAGTGAGCAAAGTGAAGGGTCAGCTGTTGGATAGGTTACGGTCAATGGCGTGTAATGCTGTTCAGAAACGGGTTAAGCCTCGTTGTATTGAATCGGCTCAGGCTCACTGGGCGAAGGTTCAAAGGGTTAAAGTTCATCAAAGTAAGAAGCGGTTGAAAGAGCTTTCGGCTGTGTTTATCGGTCAGGATATCCAGGCTCACCAAGGTTCGATTTTGACTATGAAGTTTAGTCTTGACGGGCGTTATTTGGCTAGTGGTGGTGAAGATGCGGTTGTTCGTGTTTGGCAAGTTGTTGAAGATGATAGATCGAATGAAACAGACATCCCAGATGTCGACCCGTCTTGTTTATACTTTACTGTGAATAATCTTGCTGAATTGGCACCATTAATGGCTGAAAAACAGAAGATTAGCATGCTGAAAAGCTTGAAAAAGACTAAAAATTCAGCTTGTGTTATCTTCCCCCCTAAAGTGTTTAGAATATTGGAGAAACCCGTTCACGAGTTCCGTGGACACAAAGGCGACGTCCTTGACCTCTCATGGTCAAAAGATAAC TTTCTTCTGTCATCGTCGGTTGATGAAACCGTTCGGCTATGGAAAGTTGGCAACGACTCTTGTCTCAAAACATTCCCGCATAGCAATTACGTGACGTGTGTTCAGTTCCAGCCCGCGAACGAAAATTATTTCATAAGCGGTTCAATTGACGGAAAAGTTAGAATCTGGTCCGTTTCGGGTTGCCAAGTCGTCGACTGGATAGACATAAGAGAAATAGTCACTGCTGTGGCCTACAGTCCAGATGGAAAG GGTGGCGTAATCGGATCCATGACAGGCTGTTGCAGTTTCTTTAGCATCTCCG AAAACCGGTTCCAGCTAGAAGCTTCGGTTTCATTAAATAGTAAAAAGAAGTCACCTTGCAAGAGGATAATCGGATTTCAG TTTTGTCCACAAGATTCAAGCAAAGTTATGGTCACTTCTGCTGATTCCCATGTCAGAATTCTCCATGGCCCCAATGTGATTGGAAAATTTAGAG GTCAAAGAAATGCTGGAAACCCGTTTTGCGCATCGTTTACATCAGACGGGAGGCATATAGTGTCGGCTAATGAGGATTCTAACGTATATGTCTGGGACTGTGATAATCAAAACAAGTCTTCCGTTTTTAAACAAAAGACGGTAAGATCTTACGAGTGGTTCTATGCCGGTGCATCAGTAGCGTTACCATGGTCGGGCGGAAGTGCACACACAAACCCGCTGGCACCATGTTACTTTTCTCTAGGTCAAGACTTTTTTCTAGAATCGGGTTCGAAAGGTTCTGCAACTTGGCCTGAAGAAAAGCTTCCATCTTCCGGTCCGTTATGTAAATCGAGATACAAATTCTTTAGATCGTCTAGCCAGAGCTCGTATGACAGTCACAAGTGGGGTATGGTGATTGTTACAGCAGGCTGGGACGGACGGATCAGATCGTTTCTAAACTATGGGCTACCGGCAACCGTCTGA